In Carassius auratus strain Wakin chromosome 36, ASM336829v1, whole genome shotgun sequence, the following are encoded in one genomic region:
- the LOC113055247 gene encoding opioid growth factor receptor-like isoform X2, with product MRRSPRPIRYTRLMCFRKVFHEWSRGKNMYAARDMENFRRSCQDLDGNDISDENDADEKDKGHFCNLAFHHGQIKSSPDDVHIDEFHQQWWGKYERLENVHSYIQWLFPIQEPGVNCKAHVLTKKEIKLFRKDKQAKSKLVKSYKLMLDFYGIRLADESTGEVERAPNWKNRFRNLNRHTHNNLRITRILKCLGTLGMKHYQAPLVKFFLHETLVEGHLSNVKQSVLDYFMFAVLDKSERRELVKFALEHFKPQKHFVSGPEENVAQPIENKQRSTVEDNLKRLNKYEAVILNKPTVTNSDQGANENSQCMSENNNITPANMSHGDNDESGPHQTEVSLCQMHDLSGVSDNDSGLQQFKEEASCLMSDIKMKESNETML from the exons gtgTTTCACGAATGGAGTCGCGGTAAAAACATGTATGCTGCAAGGGACATGGAAAACTTTCGACGTAGCTGTCAG GACTTGGATGGTAATGATATCAGTGATGAAAATGATGCTGATGAAAAAGATAAA gGTCACTTCTGTAACCTAGCATTCCACCATGGTCAAATAAAATCTTCACCTGACG ATGTTCACATTGATGAATTTCACCAGCAATGGTGGGGTAAATACGAGAGGCTGGAAAATGTACACTCCTACATTCAATG gttGTTTCCAATACAAGAGCCAGGGGTGAATTGTAAAGCACACGTGCTCacaaaaaaggaaataaag cttttccgTAAAGATAAACAAGCAAAGAGTAAATTGGTGAAATCATATAAGCTCATGTTGGATTTCTACGGTATACGTTTAGCTGATGAATCAACAGGAGAGGTGGAACGGGCTCCTAACTGGAAGAATCGCTTTAGGAACCTGAACAg acacacacataacaaccTTCGCATCACTCGCATCCTGAAGTGTTTGGGGACTCTAGGAATGAAGCACTACCAGGCCCCACTCGTCAAGTTCTTCCTCCATGAAACTCTTGTGGAGGGACACCTTTCAAATGTGAAACAAAGTGTACTGGATTACTTTATGTTTGCCGTATTGGACAAGTCAGAGAGACGAGAGCTGGTAAAATTTGCTTTAGAGCATTTTAAGCCCCAAAAACATTTTGTCTCGGGTCCTGAGGAAAATGTGGCCCAGCCTATAGAGAATAAACAGAGGAGCACTGTAGAAGATAATCTGAAAAGGCTGAATAAGTATGAGGCAGTTATTCTGAACAAACCGACGGTAACAAATAGTGATCAAGGGGCAAATGAAAACAGTCAGTGCAtgtcagaaaataataatataacaccAGCAAACATGTCTCATGGTGATAATGATGAGAGTGGTCCTCACCAAACTGAAGTGTCTTTATGTCAGATGCATGATTTGTCTGGGGTCAGTGATAATGACAGCGGTCTTCAGCAATTTAAAGAAGAGGCTTCATGTCTGATGTCTGACATAAAAATGAAGGAAAGTAATGAAACAATGTTGTAA
- the LOC113055248 gene encoding uncharacterized protein C3orf14 homolog, translating to MASCAHEEFELSQKHEDILGKRALLLQQMEAHYEQQKAQKKQQCVKSQAAKERNAQILKDFQNAEKNLQTRQLLHPDIINLETLYWASIERKLPAWEQYLLGKGKPPVSESGRLLRQQRQKTRQQDPSPVQCRGKPPRPKPR from the exons ATGGCTTCTTGTGCACACGAAGAGTTTGAACTCAGCCAGAAACATGAAGATAT ACTGGGGAAAAGAGCATTACTGCTGCAGCAGATGGAAGCGCACTATGAACAGCAGAAGGCTCAGAAGAAGCAGCAGTGTGTGAAGTCTCAAGCAGCGAAGGAGAGGAATGCTCAGATCCTTAAG GATTTtcagaatgctgaaaaaaatcttCAAACCAGACAGCTCCTTCATCCAGATATTATTAACCTTGAG ACTCTTTATTGGGCCTCAATTGAACGGAAACTACCAGCATGGGAGCAGTATTTACTTGGGAAAGGAAAACCGCCAGTCAGTGAGTCTGGGAGATTGCTTAGGCAACAGAGACAGAAAACTAGACAGCAAGATCCCTCACCTGTACAATGCAGGGGTAAACCCCCTCGACCAAAACCTAGATGA
- the LOC113055701 gene encoding opioid growth factor receptor-like, whose amino-acid sequence MESEDECEFDSTWEDEYENKTPRKKVSHRRSCRNMNVAKEMQDFRHSCVNFDDDDENNDERSQGRFYNLEFYHGRIKSSPDDVYIDEFHQQWWGEYEKLELVLTYIHWLFPLQEIGRNLRAHELTKKEIKLFRKDKQAKSKLVKSYKLMLDFYGIRLADESTGEVERAPNWKDRFKNLNRHTHNNLRITRILKCLGTLGLKHYQAPLVKFFLHETLVVGHLQSLKQSVLDYFMFAVLDKTERRELVRFAFKHFKPQEQFVWGPKKILSGEVHSSQS is encoded by the exons ATGGAATCAGAAGATGAGTGTGAGTTTGACTCCACATGGGAAGACGAATACGAAAATAAAACACCCAGAAAGAAG GTGTCACACAGGAGAAGTTGCAGGAACATGAATGTTGCAAAGGAGATGCAAGACTTTCGACATAGTTGTGTG aacTTTGATGACGATGATGAAAATAATGATGAACGAAGTCAA GGCCGCTTCTATAACCTGGAATTTTACCATGGTAGAATAAAATCTTCACCTGACG ATGTTTACATCGATGAATTCCACCAGCAGTGGTGGGGTGAATATGAGAAGCTGGAATTAGTTTTGACCTACATTCATTG GCTGTTTCCATTACAAGAAATAGGAAGAAACTTAAGAGcacatgagctcacaaaaaaGGAGATAAAG cttttccgTAAAGATAAACAGGCAAAGAGTAAATTGGTGAAATCATATAAGCTCATGTTGGATTTCTACGGTATACGTTTAGCTGATGAATCAACAGGAGAGGTGGAACGGGCTCCTAACTGGAAGGATCGCTTTAAGAACCTGAACAG acacacacataacaaccTTCGCATCACACGCATCCTGAAGTGTTTGGGGACTCTAGGATTGAAGCACTACCAGGCCCCACTGGTCAAATTCTTCCTCCATGAAACTCTTGTAGTGGGACACCTTCAAAGCCTAAAACAAAGTGTTCTAGATTACTTTATGTTTGCCGTTTTGGACAAGACAGAGAGACGAGAGCTGGTTAGATTTGCCTTTAAGCATTTCAAGCCACAAGAACAGTTTGTCTGGGGCCCCAAGAAGATTCTGTCAGGTGAGGTACATAGCAGCCAAAGTTAA